In Alkalibaculum bacchi, the genomic stretch AACTTAGAACTAACACATTCCGCGGCAATAGCGGAGGGGCTACACCTGTTCCCATACCGAACACAGAAGTAAAGTCCTCCAGCGCCGAAGGTACTCGGGTGGTGACGCCCTGGGAGAATAGGACGTTGCGGATTTGTTTAGTAAAGAAAGGCCTCTGATTATCAGGGGTCTTTTTTTCTGTCGAACTAAGCGACTCACGTCGCAGTGAACAATGAACACTGAACAATGAATAGTGAACAATATATGAAGGACTTAATAGAGAGGTCGCATATTTGTACTGTTCGATGTTCAGTGTTCATTTTTTCATTGTTTAGTGAAGGTTTTATCTTTTAGCCACCGCTGGTGGCTTTTGCTTTTCCTGACCACCTGACCACCTGACCACCTTACCACCTGACTTACCACCTGACCACCTGACCACCTTCCTTACCACCTGCATTTTTCTGTGCTAATTCTCTTAATAATCAATATAGTTATTATAAGAATATTTTTATCACATGGATATATAAGGGAGGCATTCATGAATAAAAGAGGTGTTTCAAAGGGGATATTATTTTCTGTTATTGCTATCATAATCATTATAATTGTCTTGTTTTTGTCTATGAATCATTTTTATGTAGATTATTTGTGGTTTAAATCTCTTGGGTACACAGATGTATTTATGAAAGAATTTGTTACTAAGATTCAAGTTAGTGTTCCTCTATTTATTCTTTCTTTGCTATTTTTTGTGTTATATTTAAAGATTTTAACCAAGTCTATTTTAAAGAGAATTTTACAGGTCAAATTTAGACCAAATACAAGGCTGATTGCTTTGTTTGGTATTGCTATTTCATTCCTTGTAACTGCAATAACGACCAATTCTATTTGGTATGATTATTTAAAATTTAAGAATACAGTTCATTTTAATGTAAAGGATCCTTTATTTAATAAAGATATTTCGTTTTTTATATTTCAATTACCTTTTTTAGAACAATTACTTGATATATTCATTTTTATATTACTTCTTTTCGCTATTGTAACAATTCTTTTTACTGCGTTCTTGTATCTAAGCAATCCATATAAAAGCATTGAAAGTGTTAAAAATAATCGCAGCAGCTTTAAAGCTTGGATAGTTGATTTTGGTAATTTTGCTGGCAAGGAAATTGGTGTTTTTTTAGGTCTTTTCTTTTTTATTATGTCTTTTCATTATTATATTCAGTCTTATACCTTAGTGTATTCTAATACTGGCATCGTATACGGAGCCAGCTATATAGATGCAAATATTACTTTGCCTTTGTATAAGGTTTTGTGTATTGTAGCATTTATAGTAGGAGTATGCTCTATTATCTTTGGTTTTCAGAGGAAGATTAAGAGAATAATGATTGGACCTATTCTGATTATTAGTATAACTTTAATGGGGACTTTGATCACCATAGGTGTAAAGCAACTAATCGTTGCGCCAAATGAATATGCGAAAGAAGAACCTTATCTTATGCAAAATATTACGAGCACTCAAGCGGCATATGGGATTAGTCAAGTAGAGGAAAAAGCATTTGATTTAGATGATGAGATAAACGTCCAAGATATTAAAAATAATCAGCTTACTATTGATAATATTCCAATAAACGACTATCGTCCTACATTAGATATGTATAATTCCATACAAGGATTTAGAATTTATTATGAATTTAATGATGTAGATATTGACAGGTACTATATAGATGGGAAATATACGCAAGTGTTTATTTCAGCGAGAGAGATGAACAACCAAAAATTAGAAGATAAAGCGCAGAATTGGATTAACCAGCATTTAAAATATACTCATGGTTTTGGCGTAGCTGTATCTGCTGTAAATACAGTCAATGAGAGTGGTCAACCTACGTTAATCGTAGAAGATATTCCACCTGTAACAAGTGTAGAATCTTTGCAGATTGCAGAGCCACGAATTTATTATGGGGAATCTACAGATGATTACGTCATTACTAATGGGAAGACTATGGAATTTGACTATCGTCAACGCAGTGAAAATATGGAAAATGAGTATGATGGTACAGGTGGAATTCCACTAAATTTATTCAATAGATCAGCCTTTGCCTTGTATCATGGAGATTCGAAGATTTTATTAAGTACTGAAATAAATTCTCAAAGTAAAATGCATATCCGTAGGAACATTATGCATCGAGTAAATGCTATTGCACCGTTTTTGTCTTATGATGAAGACCCTTATATCGTAGTTGCAAATGGCAAATTGTACTGGGTTATAGATGGTTTTACTTTAAGCAATCGTTATCCCTATTCTCAGCCTTATAATAAAGAAAATACATTTAATTATATTAGAAATTCCGTAAAGGTAGTTGTAGATGCATACAATGGCAACGTGGATTTTTACCAAGTAGATCAACAAGATGCGATTATTAATGTATATAATAAAATTTACCCTGGAATGTTTGAACCTATAGCTCATATGCCAGAATCGATACGAGAGCATATTCGATATTCTCAGGAGATGTTTGATATACAATCCAATGTTTATACAACTTATCATATGAATAATCCTAAAGTATTCTATAATAAACAAGACCAATGGGAAATTGCAAATCAAGTCTATGAAGAAGAAGTTGGAGGCGAAAGTATAGAATCCATCTATCTGATTATGAAACGACCAGAAAAGGATAGAGAAGAATTTATCTTGATGATCCCATACACCCCAAAAGAAAAAGATAATCTTGTAGGATGGATGCTCGCTATGAATGATAAAGAAGAATTTGGTAAATTAGTAGTATACAAATTTACCAAACAAAATTTAGCTTATGGGCCTATGCAAATCGAGCAGCGGATTGATCAAGATACTAATATTTCTCCTCAACTCACTTTGTTAGGGCAACAAGGCTCCCAAATTATGCGAGGAAATATGTTTGTAATACCAGTAGGAAACTCAATTCTTTATGTGCAACCAGTATATCTCTCATCCAGTGAAGCAGAGAGAAGCTTGCCAGAGGTCAAAAAGGTGATTGTATCCTATGCCAATAAGATCATAATGGAAGATACTTTAGCTAAATCTCTCCAAAAGTTATTTGGTGCTTCAGAAGAGAAACAAGAAGAGCCTAAAGAATTGGATCATATCAACGACCTAATAAGAGAAGCTAATAATCTCCTCAAAAGGGCCCAAGAAGCCCAAAAATCAGGAAATTGGACCGATTATGGAAAATACCTACAAGAACTAGAAAAGATTTTAAATAAGCTGGAAAATAGCTGAATTGGTTGGACGGGAAAAACCATACTCGCATTCGGGCGAGATAAAGACCTAAGAGAGGTGACCTCAGTCATCCTAGAGCGAAGCGAAGGATCCCTACAAACTACCTATTCACGGTATATATCAAGTATCAAAGTAGCTTTATAATAGTTAATAATATTAAATTGAACATTGAAAAATGAACACTGAACAGTACAAATATGGGACTATTTACATAGCTTTTATGTATTGTTAATTATTTATCGCTCTATATTCATCGTTCATTGGGACGTAAGTCGCATATTTGCTGACCACCTGACCACCTGACCACCTTACAAATCACTTGAAATAATCACACAACTACTTTATAATTAGTAACAATAGAAAGTAAAATTATCCCTTAAGGAATTAAGGGATAATTTCTTATGGAATAATAAAGTTCTTGCTTTAAGCTTTTACTTAGAACCTATAACATAAAGCTTAGAACAAATATTAGGGAGCTGTTAATAAAATGTTGGATATTAAGAAAATACGGGAAAATCAAGAGGAAGTTAGTGAACTCTTAAAAAGGAAAGGCGATTATAATCTATCTCCAGTTTTAAAGCTAGACGAAGAGAGACGAAGCATTTTGGTAAAAGTAGAAGAGATGAAAGCAAAACAAAATAAAGTCTCTAAAGAAATACCCATGCTTAAAAAAGAGGGGAAAGATTGTACAGATTTATTAAATAGTATGAAGGAATTATCAGCTCAAATAAAGGGTTTAGATGAAGATGTAAGAAAAATAGATGAGGAAATAAAGCTCTCTCTTTTAAACATACCTAATACACCAAATAAAGAGGTTCCTATTGGGAAAGACGATTCGGAAAATGTAGAAGTTCGAAAATGGGGTGCTCCAAAAGATTTTGAATTTGAGATAAAAGCACATTGGGACTTAGGAACTGATTTAGATATATTAGATTTTGAAAGAGCATCAAAGATTACTGGAGCAAGATTTACTATTTTCAAAGGTCTAGGTGCAACATTAGAAAGAGCCATTATTAACTTCATGCTAGCAGTACATGCAGTCGATCACGGTTATACAGAAATGTCACCACCTTTTATGGTCAATAGAGACAGTATGACAGGAACTGGACAACTTCCAAAGTTTGAAGAAGATGCTTTCAAACTAAACTCGGATAGAGATTTCTATTTAATCCCTACTGCAGAAGTACCAGTTACCAATTACTACAGAGATGAAATCCTAAGCGAAGAAGATTTACCTATTAAGTTTGCAGCTTATACACCTTGTTTTAGAAAAGAAGCTGGTTCAGCAGGAAGAGATACAAGAGGGCTTATTCGAAACCATCAATTTGATAAAGTAGAAATGGTTAAATTTGCACATCCTGACACATCATACGATGAACTAGAGAAGCTGACAAAGGATGCAGAAGAAATTCTTCAACTATTAAAGATTCCTTACAGAGTGGTAGAACTATGCACAGGAGACCTAGGCTTTAGCTCTGCAAAAACCTACGACATAGAAGTTTGGATGCCAAGCTATGGTAGATACGTTGAAATCAGTTCTTGCTCTAATTTTGAAGATTATCAAGCGAGAAGAGCAAATATTCGATTTAGAGATATATCTACGAAGAAAACAAGATTTGTTCACACTTTAAACGGCTCAGGTCTTGCAGTAGGACGAACTCTAGCAGCAATACTAGAAAACTACCAAAGAGCAGACGGGACAGTAGAAATCCCAGAAGCGTTGGTGCCTTATATGAGGGGAATTGCTGAAATAAAATAAGGTTGGACGGTTGAACGGGAAAAACCTAAAAAGAAGAAAGCTGAATGCTGAAAGCGGAACTCCTAAGACAATATAGGAATGGGAATGAAAAATGCAGAGAGCTGAAGAGACACTCGCCTAAACGTGAGAAATTGTGGGAACGGTGCCTCGCTGTTTCGCCTTAGATTGACAAAGCAGATAATTGTAAGATAGAAAATATAAAATTACCTTTGGGCTCCTATGGAGCCCATTTTTGTTGTCATCAGCCTTTATATACTGCCAAATATTCATTGTTCACTGCGATGTAAGCCGCATATTTGACCCAAGCTCCTGCTTAAGTCATCCTGAAGCAAAGAGAAGGATCTCACATCAACCCGCCTAAAGGTGAGAAAAGATTTTCCCTCCAACGAACAACCGTCTAATCAAAAAATTTCTACTACTGTTTTTGTTCTATATAAAGATAGCTCACAATATAAATAAAATAGCGAGAAATAGTATTTGTATATATTGGAGAGATCTGAATGAAGAAAGAAATTAAAATCATAAAAATCCTTCTTATAGCTATTATCTTAGTAGCTTTTTTAATCTTTATAAAATCCTGTGTTCTAAATGAAGTTCCCAAGCAAGAAGAAAACAAAGTTAAGACTGTGAAAAGTGAACAAACCGAGTTAGAATTACTAAAAAGTTCTGATATTTACTTAATAGGTCAGTGGGAATTATATTACAGAGATATTGTCAATTATGAATACGACGATTTAGGAAGGCCTAATTTTGATATGTATAAGCAACCAAGTAGCTATACAATTAGCATGAAAAACGATTCGTTAATAGTAAACGAAATTTACCCAGTTATAGAGAGCGTACACAACGACCAAGTCTTTAATCTAAGAGTAGATTTAAAAATCGTAGAATTGAAAATAACAGGCCAAATAGAGGATAAAAACAATTGGTCAGGTACTCTAGAGTATATAGGAACTGGGGAGCAGTTAATAAGTAAGTGTACGGTTAGGGCTATGAGGAAATAATAAAGCTGAATGTGGAAAGCGGAAAGTGGAACACTCTTCGAAATTGAGGATATAAATAGCTATTTTTAAACTATGAGGAAGAAATTAAATACTAAGAGCTTTCATGGAAAAATGAAAAATGAACACTGAACATTGAATAGTACATATATGCAGCATTTTGTGTCTAGCATAAGATGTTCATTATTCATTGTTCACTATTCATTGCAGCGTTAGCTGCATATATGGCGGAGAAGGAGGGCATCCGCTACGCGTCTGCTGGGCTTGCATAAATGCTGCGCCCTCTTGCGCCTAAAAACATGCATTTAGCATGTTTTCTTAACGGTACAAGTCCCCCTTGGGGTTCAAATCCCTCCTGTTTTTTCATATAAAAAAAGAACTCCTATTATAGAATTCTGTCTAATTGATTTTATAACTGGCGGAGAAGGAGGGATTTGAACCCTCGCGCCGGTTACCCGACCTACACCCTTAGCAGGGGCGCCTCTTCAGCCTCTTGAGTACTTCTCCTCATTGCCTTCTGTTTTAAATTATTTATTTAGTTAAAAAAAATGGCCGAGAGGGTGGGATTCGAACCCACGTGGGCTTTTGACCCTAACGGTTTTCAAGACCGCCCCGTTATGACCACTTCGGTACCTCTCGGAAGAACAAGATTTATTATAGCATCCCCTAGGACAAGTGTCAATAAGAAAAAAGAACTTTTTAATTATTTTTTGTTTTGTTGTTATGATATGTTATTATAGCGGAAAGTTTTTGGTTGGACGGGAAAAACTTAAAGGCTGAAAGCCGAATGCGGAAAGCGGAAAAAACCATACCTCGCCTTTAAGCGAGGCAATAACCTGGGCTTCCGCCCGATCATTCTGAGCGAAGCAAGGATCTTTGACGCAAAACTCACCCAACAGAAGCCACTCAAGCTCCCACAGGAGTCATCTTGAGCGAAGTGAAAGATCTAAGACCCCAAAGCCCAACCCTAGAAATGCCTTTGCTGACCACCTTACCACCTTACCACCTGCTTTTAAGCCTTTGCTGACCACCTGACCACCTTAAATAAACCATTGACATTAAGCAAACCCTTAATTATAATATAGTCAATTGTAAGAAAATTATACTAAAGCGTTGAAAAGGATTAGTACACATTTCTGAATTTAAAGAGAGCGAATCAAAGGTGGGAGATTTGTAAGGAAGAGTGTGGAACCTATCTTGGAGCTACAGGTGAAAGCCATAGTCGCAGATCATGCGTTACATGAATTAAGTGGAGCTTTATTTATCGTGAAGGCAACGAGCCAAGCGGTTGCTTGCAGACATTTGGCGACTGCTCACGTAACCATGAAAACTCGCGAAGCGTGTTTCTCATGGTTGGAAAGCTAATAAAGGTGGTACCGCGGAAATAAATCCGTCCTTCAATATTTTGAAGGGCGGTTTCTTTATGAGAAAATTGCGAACCAATTTTCTAAGGTGGTCAGGTGATCACCTTACTACCTTACCACCTAAAAACATTCTAATTAAAAACAGGAGGATATAATGGCTAAAAAACAAAAAGTAGAGGCAATTACGCCACGAGATGAAGATTTTGCAAGATGGTATACGGATGTAATCTCTAAAACAGAAATGGTAGATTATTCGCCAGTAAAGGGATTTATGGTCATCCGCCCATATGGATATGCTATTTGGGAAAACATTCAAAGTGAATACGATAAAAAGTTTAAAGAAACGGGACATAAAAATATGTATTTCCCACTTTTAATTCCTGAAAGTCTTTTACAAAAGGAAGCAGAGCACGTAGAAGGCTTTGCACCTGAAGTGGCTTGGGTTACTCATGGCGGTGGCAAGGAATTAGGGGAAAGATTGGCTGTACGTCCTACTTCTGAAACAATTATTTGTAGCATGTATTCTAAATGGTTAAACACATACAGACAATTGCCATTTCTATACAATCAATGGTGTAGTGTAGTCCGTTGGGAAAAGACAACGAGACCTTTCCTTAGAACATCTGAATTCTTATGGCAAGAAGGACATACCCTACATGAAACGGCTGAAGAAGCTCAAGAAGAAACAATGCAAATGTTAGGTATTTATAGAGATGTAGCAGAACAATATATGGCCATACCAATGGTTGTCGGTAGAAAAAGTGAAAAGGAACGATTTGCAGGAGCAGCAGAAACATATACTATGGAAGCTTTAATGCACGATGGCCAGGCTCTTCAATCAGGCACTTCTCATAATTTAGGACAGCACTTTACTAAGGCGTTTGAAATCACATATCTAGATAGAGGAAATAATCAAGCATTCCCATATCACACATCTTGGGGAGTTTCTACAAGATTAATAGGTGCACTGATTATGGTACATGGAGATGACAACGGTCTAGTTCTTCCACCCAAAATTGCACCTACTCAATTAGTAATTATTCCTGTAGCTCAACATAAAGAGGGCGTTCTCGACAAAGCATGGGAAATCAAAAATAAATTAGCTGAAAAATTCAAAGTAGAAATTGATGATCAGGATGGATACTCTCCAGGTTGGAAATTCAATCAATGGGAGATGAAAGGTGTTCCAATTCGTTTAGAAATAGGACCACGAGATATTGAAAGTAATCAATGCGTATTAGCCAGAAGAGATAACGGCGAGAAAATTCAAGTTTCACTAGATGATTTAGATGTAACAGTAGAAAAATTACTTGATGAAATTCAAAACAATCTTTTCCAAAAAGCATTAGAAAGAAGAGAACAAAAAACATCAATAGCTATAAATTTAGAGGAATTCAAAGAAAACTTAGCAGCAAACCCGGGCTTTATTAAAGCAATGTGGTGTGGAGATAGAGCCTGTGAAGACAAAATAAAAGAAGAAACGGGAGCAACTCTTCGATGCATACCTTTTGAACAAGAAATCATTGGAGATGGTTCATGCATTTGCTGTAGTAAAAAGGCAGAAGACATGGCCTACTTTGCAAGAGCGTATTAGAAAAGGCGATTTCATCGCCTTT encodes the following:
- the serS gene encoding serine--tRNA ligase, with translation MLDIKKIRENQEEVSELLKRKGDYNLSPVLKLDEERRSILVKVEEMKAKQNKVSKEIPMLKKEGKDCTDLLNSMKELSAQIKGLDEDVRKIDEEIKLSLLNIPNTPNKEVPIGKDDSENVEVRKWGAPKDFEFEIKAHWDLGTDLDILDFERASKITGARFTIFKGLGATLERAIINFMLAVHAVDHGYTEMSPPFMVNRDSMTGTGQLPKFEEDAFKLNSDRDFYLIPTAEVPVTNYYRDEILSEEDLPIKFAAYTPCFRKEAGSAGRDTRGLIRNHQFDKVEMVKFAHPDTSYDELEKLTKDAEEILQLLKIPYRVVELCTGDLGFSSAKTYDIEVWMPSYGRYVEISSCSNFEDYQARRANIRFRDISTKKTRFVHTLNGSGLAVGRTLAAILENYQRADGTVEIPEALVPYMRGIAEIK
- the proS gene encoding proline--tRNA ligase: MAKKQKVEAITPRDEDFARWYTDVISKTEMVDYSPVKGFMVIRPYGYAIWENIQSEYDKKFKETGHKNMYFPLLIPESLLQKEAEHVEGFAPEVAWVTHGGGKELGERLAVRPTSETIICSMYSKWLNTYRQLPFLYNQWCSVVRWEKTTRPFLRTSEFLWQEGHTLHETAEEAQEETMQMLGIYRDVAEQYMAIPMVVGRKSEKERFAGAAETYTMEALMHDGQALQSGTSHNLGQHFTKAFEITYLDRGNNQAFPYHTSWGVSTRLIGALIMVHGDDNGLVLPPKIAPTQLVIIPVAQHKEGVLDKAWEIKNKLAEKFKVEIDDQDGYSPGWKFNQWEMKGVPIRLEIGPRDIESNQCVLARRDNGEKIQVSLDDLDVTVEKLLDEIQNNLFQKALERREQKTSIAINLEEFKENLAANPGFIKAMWCGDRACEDKIKEETGATLRCIPFEQEIIGDGSCICCSKKAEDMAYFARAY
- a CDS encoding UPF0182 family protein, which gives rise to MNKRGVSKGILFSVIAIIIIIIVLFLSMNHFYVDYLWFKSLGYTDVFMKEFVTKIQVSVPLFILSLLFFVLYLKILTKSILKRILQVKFRPNTRLIALFGIAISFLVTAITTNSIWYDYLKFKNTVHFNVKDPLFNKDISFFIFQLPFLEQLLDIFIFILLLFAIVTILFTAFLYLSNPYKSIESVKNNRSSFKAWIVDFGNFAGKEIGVFLGLFFFIMSFHYYIQSYTLVYSNTGIVYGASYIDANITLPLYKVLCIVAFIVGVCSIIFGFQRKIKRIMIGPILIISITLMGTLITIGVKQLIVAPNEYAKEEPYLMQNITSTQAAYGISQVEEKAFDLDDEINVQDIKNNQLTIDNIPINDYRPTLDMYNSIQGFRIYYEFNDVDIDRYYIDGKYTQVFISAREMNNQKLEDKAQNWINQHLKYTHGFGVAVSAVNTVNESGQPTLIVEDIPPVTSVESLQIAEPRIYYGESTDDYVITNGKTMEFDYRQRSENMENEYDGTGGIPLNLFNRSAFALYHGDSKILLSTEINSQSKMHIRRNIMHRVNAIAPFLSYDEDPYIVVANGKLYWVIDGFTLSNRYPYSQPYNKENTFNYIRNSVKVVVDAYNGNVDFYQVDQQDAIINVYNKIYPGMFEPIAHMPESIREHIRYSQEMFDIQSNVYTTYHMNNPKVFYNKQDQWEIANQVYEEEVGGESIESIYLIMKRPEKDREEFILMIPYTPKEKDNLVGWMLAMNDKEEFGKLVVYKFTKQNLAYGPMQIEQRIDQDTNISPQLTLLGQQGSQIMRGNMFVIPVGNSILYVQPVYLSSSEAERSLPEVKKVIVSYANKIIMEDTLAKSLQKLFGASEEKQEEPKELDHINDLIREANNLLKRAQEAQKSGNWTDYGKYLQELEKILNKLENS